The Episyrphus balteatus chromosome 4, idEpiBalt1.1, whole genome shotgun sequence genome includes a window with the following:
- the LOC129920166 gene encoding sarcoplasmic calcium-binding protein-like, whose product MVPNFQIKAVRQYSKTPMPAYAYDLESDSDSDGETSHRRYKDNKKMPQRGESEFWRRKMRTLHNILDVNRDGVISFDDYSLLAKRFTDVGNLSPEMSAEFFDVMKQTWEEQWGEINPYNLVTAEQFLTELHHKLNDKDLVKKIGRFLPYLFKAVDIDHTGHLNLDQYKLFFRCLGLTDEDAAVSFAVIDRNGDGQLSLNEFVHLGRQYFLSENERKISRMFWGPLIKH is encoded by the exons ATGGTTCCAAATTTCCAAATTAAAGCAGTCCGGCAATATTCAAAAACTCCAATGCCAGCTTATGCCTACGATCTTGAATCTGATTCCGACTCAGACGGTGAAACATCCCATAGGCGATATAAAGACAATAAAAAAATGCCACAAAGG ggggAAAGTGAATTCTGGCGCAGAAAGATGCGAACACTCCATAACATTCTAGATGTAAATCGAGATGGTGTGATATCATTTGATGATTACAGTTTACTAGCTAAAAGATTTACTGATGTGGGAAATTTATCACCTGAAATGTCTGCTGAATTTTTCGATGTTATGAAA caaacttGGGAAGAACAATGGGGTGAAATTAATCCCTATAATTTAGTCACCGCCGAACAATTTTTAACTGAACTACATCATAAGCTCAACGATAAAgatttagtcaaaaaaattggACGCTTTCTTCCGTATCTCTTTAAGGCAGTTGATATTGATCATACTGGTCATTTGAATCTAGaccaatacaaattatttttccgtTGCCTCGGACTGACTGATGAGGATGCGGCAGTATCATTCGCTGTGATAGACAGAAACGGTGATGGCCAGCTGTCATTAAATGAATTCGTACATCTTGGACGACAGTATTTTTTAAGCGAAAACGAACGTAAAATATCGAGAATGTTTTGGGGACCATTGATTAAACATTGA